In the genome of Trypanosoma brucei gambiense DAL972 chromosome 11, complete sequence, the window TAGGCCTACCCAACGGGGTCTTGTAAAAACGATGCTACCCTGAAACCAATGGCCGCACCAATCACACTGCTGGAACCGCAAGTCGGCGCAGGCACAACGCTGGCGTCAGCCACATAGATACCCTCCACACCACGCACACGCAAACTACTGTCCACAACGCTTCCAAGAGCGCATGTGCCGAAGAGGTCCCCGGTGCTCTCTGCGTACCGCGCCAAAAACGCGGCGCAGCTCCTCTGCGTGGCAAGCCCGTCAGCCGGGTGATGCAACCTCACATCGAGTGAAGCAAAGGGGGAACGATCATTATACCTGTCACCACCAGGGCCACAGAGTGAACCTACCCACCGCAAACCCTCATCCATACACTGCACATCATGTCGTGTGGAGAGCATGCGACTGGTGATCCGTATATTTTCACCGTTAGTTGTCGAAACGCAGTTGGCCCCATCATTTGAGAGAGTCAACTCACCACGCGCCTCAGGATAGTGATGTGCAACACGAACGGCAAATCCAGTGAACGGCCGCCAGCCACACCACCTAACGTTGGGCGTCGGGTAAAAAGTTAAAGAAAGGTCGGGATGGGCAAGTTCAGGGGTAGACCGTACAAAGGCACCCGCCTCACACAATGAAGCGAATATACCGCTCCGATCCTCGTTGTACTCTCTCCATTGACTTAAAAGGTAGCCACTGTTCCCCCAACTTAATGACTTACTACGCAGGTTAGAACCATCGGTTACACGGAAAACAACAGTTGCGCAACAAGATTGTATGAGATTCTGCCCTACCCCCTGCAAATCCGCCACAGTTCCCTGAGGGCCTACACCACTccgaagcagcagcgctgGAGACTCAATCGAACCCAGACACACGACCAAGCGGGGAGCCGAGAGAACGGTCGACTGATCACCTTCCACTACCTCAACACCTGTGGCTCGCTTTCCGTCAAAAACAATGCGATGTGCCCGCGTTCTGCTCATCACCGTAACATTTGGTAGAAGGTGTCGTTCCGCTTCAAGCAAACAATCGAACACATCAACACGAACACCCTTTCCAACGTGTGATTGGAAAACCGAGAAACCATCAGGTGAACCATTGTTGAACTCATCCGTCTGTGGAATGCCAAGAGATTCACATGACTCAAACCAGCGAACATTAAGCTCTGAAGAAACACTTGCTGGCGGAGGATCAGTGACTAACAGAGGGCCACTATCACCATGGTAAACGTCACTACCATCTCTCAAATTTCGCTCAAGGGCCTTAAAGATGGGAAGCACACTGTCCATCGTCCAGTCATCGTCTTTCCAAGACGCATAATCATCATTACTGCCTCGGAGATACCTCATGTCATTGCACCAGCTGCTCCCCCCGAGGCAACAGCCCTTAACATAAAGTAATTTTCGGCCACCGATACAACTCTCAGATACGCCACGATAAGACCTGAGAAACTCTCGAGTACTTCTCACAGAAGAGATAAACGGATAAAATAAAGGCACCCGCATCACAAGTGGCGGAGCCCTCGACGAACCTTGTTCCACAATGCAAACATTTGCACCGGGATTTTGAAGTGCTATAGCACGACCGGCAGCACAACCAGCGGCACCAGCACCAAGTACGATGACATCAAATGTCCGTTTGCATGTCATTACCTTTTATATAgaacaaaatagaaaaaacatTCCGTTAtacgccaaaaaaaaaaagagaacacaACTGGGattcaaaaaggaaaaaacgaaCCAACACCTTCAAATAGGCGAAACCCACGAGTCTAAAGAActgattttaaaaaaagcctACAACAAAGAATACTACACCAACCCTCAACCCACACAGACCACTCAATTACACACGTGAAGAGAGTCCACCCAAGGGACATTACATGAACACAAAAGCGCATTCAAACGACAAATTTGTGAGTcaacgggggaaaaaaaagcatcagACGCACGGTTTATCCCCCTGAGGGCAACTGACGCGCCCTTTCCCTCGCGAGCGCTACGTCAGCGTACTGTATGGGAAGACCTGCAGACACTGCGTATTGCTCGTCATCACGCAGGCCACGATGCACATCGCATAGTTGAGAGTTCGCCCGGCGTTTCGCCAAACGAATCTCACACAAGTTCGATTCCAGCAATTGTACCTGCAGTGCCGATAAACGTTCGAACTGTCGCAAAGAAGCTTCAGGGAGAGGAGGCATACCcggctgcggctgcggcaCCCTTTGAGCCTCAACCTCTTCCTTTCGTTGCTCCGTATACCGCGCGACATCATCGTAACAGTCCACACAGCGGAGTTTCTCCAACGCCCTCCGGTTGCTATTGCGCGCATGCGTAATACCAGCACCCATGGCGCGCAGCAGCAGGCGGGTAGCCACAACGGCCACAAAACAAGTGGTTACTCCAACAGCAATAGCTCCCACAGGCCGCCGTCGCATCAGCGGCCAGCGCCGTCGACCTACAGAAAGTACCGCGAAACCACTTGCCACGCCCATACAGAGCGCTGCATTCATTGTGGTGAAGTCGTAGCGCCAACGCCCACCGGCACGCGCACGCACAGCCGCAGCGAGGTAAGCGTAGCGAAGAACACCGTACGTCCCCGCGGCTGCCTTCACAGCCGCCTCGTCAACAAGGACATACCCACCATGTATGTCGAGGGGCAGAGCCTTGTTGAAGTAACCGCTCATGTTGGGAACATTCCAAAAAGTAAACCTGTCCGGCCGCAATCCCGCAAGCTGCAAACACGCCTCCCCCAGCGTACGATAGGTGGGCGAAGCATCTTCGTGGTACAACGATATGTGCGTGGCAAGCTGATGGAACTGAGCCTTAGCGGTGAAGTAAAGACCGTCCATCACTGTTCCCTATGTGTGCCCTGGAGGCCACGAACAAGACACAGAAATGAGTCAAGGGGAAACAGTAACATCAACAAATACAAAGCGTCACGGTACATACAGCGAAGCAGTGCCGCGGACTGCGGAGGAGTGAAAACcagcaaaagaaacaccGGAATACACGGCACAGTACGTGAGTGCACGGCAGGTGTAATAACCTAATACCGGATGGTTCCCGCAACACAATTAGGCAATGAGGTGGTGTAACATGCGAGAGGGATGAGTCTACCGCTGGACAATTTCCGCATCACCTTCGTCAGTAAACGCCTTGTGCGCGTCTAACAGAATCTGGATATCCTCCAGCAACCCACAGGCTCgcgcagctgcagcagcaacaacaaacagaagggCAAGCAGCGCAATACCGGAAACCGTCTGCTTTCCAGCAGCGGAGAGTATTGCCCTCAGGAGAGCAACGGGGAAAGACTCCTGTGGTAGTTTCACCGATGCCTCCAGAAGTATGGAGGAAAGGGTCGAAAACACCAATGAGAAGGACAGGGAGACAATCAATGCACCAAAGGATATGCGAAGGAAACCCGCACCGGCGACAAACACAGTTCCTGTGACTACGACCACAACCGACACCACAACTATCAGGGCTGACAGTACCTCCTCGCCCATCACACTACACTTGATGAAAATAGTTGTCACTTGCATACAGAAGGTGGTGGCATGATGGACAAAaccagaaaagaaataaaaagaaacaatatcGTCAAAAAATCCATATCGGAAGCGCTGAGAAGGGCACGGCGATGCAGCAAGACGAAGAAGCGCTGGCAGGGAAGCACCGTCCACTGAACGAGCACATGTTGGCCATGCCTGTCACTCGTTTTGTTGCTAATGAAGCGAAGTATACCCCATCATTCTTATCGTTCCTATTAAAACTTCACAATTTCTCCCTTGTAGACATGCGTGGCTGCGCTTACGCGCTTCCCGGCAATAAAGCAGTTAGAGGAGGCACCGCGCGCCGCTTGACTGTGACTTCACGATGTAGAGGCCGCGCACTGTTGCCACACTGAAataataaggaaaaaaaacaaatcacaaCAACAGGAATGAAGAAATAGTAAAGCCagacaagcaaacaaacagaggCCGCATCGGTAACACCCTCCCTAGTCGCATGCCGCGCAGTATTACTCCTCGTTTCACTCAGCTGCTTAGTTGCCGTTATCATGCACACCTCACATCTCTCCATACTGTCAGTTACCATTGCTTCCATTAATTCCCTGAATTTTTCCCAACCCCCGTTTTTACTGGCCGCGTGCAGCGTGCGGTTACGAAAACGTTCCCATCATACTGATTTCCGCGCACGTACGCACATTGGTCGAACGTACCATTTTTTTAATACCTGAACAGACGCGTAGGTGCATCCCAGCAGCCCCTGAAGTGGATATCTTAGTAACGGTAGTGGTCAGGTTTGAAGGGACCGTCGACAGGACAGTTGATGTATTCTGCCTGTTTCGGTGTGAGCTTTGTCAGCTTAGCGCCCAGCTTGCCGAGGTGCAATGCAGCAACCTTTTCGTCAAGCTTCTTGGGTAGGAAGTAAACCTGAGCCTTGGCGCCACGTGGGTACTTGCCGGTGTCTCGGTTTGTCCACAACTCAATTTGGGCAAGGACCTGGTTGCAGAAGGAGTTCGACATCACAAAGGAAGGATGGCCAGAAGCACAACCCAGGTTGACCAGGCGACCCTCAGCCAGAAGAATGATGTGGCGGCCATTGGCCATGGTGTAGCGATCCACCTGCGGTTTCACTTCCACGCGCTCCTTCGCATTTGCCTTCAGCCACGCCACCTGGATCTCTGTGTCGAAGTGGCCGATGTTGCACACAATTGCATCGTCACGCATGCGGGGGAAATGCTCTGATGTGATGATATCGTCGTTGCCGGTCGTCGTGACGAAAATGTGTGCCTCCTCAACAACGTCCTCAACCAATAGCACCTGATAGCCCTCCATCGCAGCCTGCAGCGCATTAATTGGATCAACCTCCGTCACAACGACACGTGCTCCAAAGCCACGCAGCGCAGCCGCGCAACCTTTGCCCACATCACCATATCCACAGACACATGCGGTCTTGCCAGCAATCATTACATCGGTAGCACGCTTGATGCCGTCCACGAGAGACTCACGGCAACCGTACAGATTGTCGAACTTGCTCTTCGTCACACTGTCGTTCACATTCATGGCGGGGATGGTCAGCTTACCCCGCTGCAGCCGCTTGTACAGGTTTTTTACACCTGTCGTTGTCTCCTCGGAGACACCGTATATTTTTCCGTCCAGCTCCTTGCACTCATCCAGGACGTAATTTGTCAGGTCGCCACCGTCGTCGAGCAGCATGTTGGGGTAACCATCACCGCTGAAGCCCTTCAGTGTCTGCTTCATACACCACATGTACTCCTCTTCAGTTTCGCCCTTCCAAGCAAAAACAGGGATACCCCGCTTCGCAATCGCGGCGGCTGCATGGTCCTGTGTGGAGAAGATGTTGCACGAGGCCCACCGCACTTCAGCACCGAGCTCCACAAGCGTCTCGATAAGCACAGCAGTCTGCATAGTCATGTGCAGGCAGCCAGCGATCTTGGCACCCTTCAGAGGCTTCGAAGGGCCGTACTCACGGCGAAGTTCCATGAGACCCGGCATTTCGTTCTCTGCGAGCTCAAGCTCCCTGCGGCCCCATTCAGCGAGGCTGATATCACGTACCTTGTAATCAGTCATTATTCAATAAGAGTGTTTTAACCTCACTGCAGAATGTATGAGAGTTAGACCGACGAACTTGAATGATCTCCGTTGATGTAAAccaatttgtttgtttgcttcaagTGGCTTATTCTGTGTCCAAGAAACAGAGGAGGGACGAAGGTAAATGTAAACAGCGTACAACGGGTAACGACTATTGGTGGATTCAACAAAAGTACTCACAAGTGGGTGTCCGCAGCTATCGCAAAATAGCTCCCCTGAAGAGACGTCACGGCCACCCAAGCACATCCGAACAAACATACGTACGAAGTTTTACTGATTTGAGTGATGTGTGGGTTATGTCGGacttttttcaaaaaaaaaaaaaaaggaaatatatcGTGCTACCACGTGTAAAAGTCAAGCCGTAGTTTGTGTAACAACGAGAAAGTGGTAGATCACCAGCCATAGTCACCATTGTGCCGTGTAAATGGGGAAAATATCGCTTTTTCTAGATTCAGGAAGCCGAGAGGGCATCAAGCTGGTGGCAATATTGTGCATGCCTGAACGATAATTCTTTGTTAGGCCACATTATCCCGGTATTTATGATTGAGGAAAGTCGTAAAACCACCGGCATCAGCTTGAATGCCGCGCCGCTCCGAGTCAAACCGCTCTTATTTGGTAGGTAAGCTTACGGAGGAGCGCAGTACCTGTAGTTGAAACGGCTGTGGCGAAACAACGAAGGTGTGACGAATATCTTTAATCAATAACAAACAGAACTAGTAGGAACAAAAGTTCAGCATGGAGGTGGCGGGATGCAACTGAACTTACGGCAGTTGTCGACTGAGTTCGCCAAATGTGAGGCTATATGTAATGCGCCTCCAACCACTCCTCCGGAGGGGTGGCTAgcgcctctttttcttcggaGGTGAGGAAATCATCTTCTGGCCCACGCTCATCAACAGGTATAAGCTCCTGCAGCACACCTAACGTCCACCGCACGTACGACACATGCTCCAAGTAGTGCACCCACTCCGCTACCCACCGTACCCAATCCAGCGTAACGCCGTGGTCCTGCATCACATCATACAATTCGTTCAGCATGTCCAACTCGAGGTGCCAGAGACAAGGGCCGTCATAGTAGAGATTGTGACGTACCCATGCTGCGTCGTCGGTAGTTGACATCAGTCTTTCACATTCAGAGTCCCTGTTCGGCAAATCTTGCTTCTCAGGATCATTAGGCGATAGTTCGTCCTGAGCCTTGTATACTCTCACGTTTCGCATATGCATGCCACCCTCGGTGGAAGCAATCGAAAAGTGGACAATAACACCGTTCCGCTCCATCAGTACATTTATTGGATACCAGTCCATGAAATACAGCAGGGGATTCAGTGATTCGGGGTTTTCCACTGTAATTGGGCTGTACGCCACAACCCGTGCGGTGCGCGACCTTGAGTCCCCTTTGTGGGAGAAAATCGCAAGGTTTACGGCTTCATCGTGATGAACCGACCAGCCCTGCATCGGTGCTGGTGGCTTTGTATAAGCTTCAAGGCGCATTTCGTCCGAAAGGTCTTTGTACAAAGGTCGGAATAGTTTGTACGTGCCTGTGCCGTACTTCGCTTCCATCGCATGGCTCCATGCGGTCGCTTCGTCCCCCGTAGTATCTGTAGACAGCGCTCGGTGATGCACTAGTTGCAGCAGCTTTCCCTGCCACAGAGGCAacgggacagcagcaactccACGCCGCCACATTCTGCAACACTGCAGCAACTACAAAACAGTTCACCAGGCAACAcgaagaacagaaaaaaggaggtagGGAACGCATGGTGTAGCACAGGTGCCAACAGTACTGAATGCACAGCAGGTTAAcctcaaaaaaatataactCACAAAACATGCACACGGACCGCCACGGATGGTTAAACTGGTCTTagtcattttgtttttcattcatttatttcttttttttttttgagtctcggctcttttctcttttatcgGATCCGTTGGTGGCTATGCAACTTAACCGCTCTCTCTTCATTTATATGCCTTCGGGTGTCCAGAGGGGAATTGCACCGGGTGTTGAGCTGTACTTGTCGTCAAAGCGGTGCAGTTTCACAAGGCCATCAAACGCTCCGCTAGCGAACCCACGACCGTCGGGGAAAAAACAGACGGAGTTGATCGTACCGAAGTGGCACCGCACCTGTCCAAGTTGCTTCTCATGCACCTTATGGTAAAACTTCACCTCGAATGTTGTCTGCCCACCCTGTGTTGTCACGTCCTGCGCATCCATGCCACCACCTATGATAACATGATCGCCGCGTGGCGAAATTGAAGCATCGTTCACCGGTACATCACTGGTATAGGTCTGGACAACGGACAGATCACGTGAATCTAGCAGGCGAGCCGTCTTGTCCTTCGAAGCGGTGATGAGAGTGTAATAGTTAGAATCGAAGGATATGCGGTTGATCGTCTCCTCATgtggtttgtgtgtgcaaACAGTGCTCATTGTCTCCACGTCCAGGATGGCAACTGAGCCGTCGCTCGTCGAGTAATAAATCGTGTCATTTGTGGGACCCCAGATGGCAAAAGTAACGTCATCGTTTTCAGACACAAACTCTGTGCACGGATTAAACACCGTGTTCACCGGGTGTATACTGTAGCCATCCTTGGGAGGTAAGAAAGGCAAATTATACAACTGCACTGCGGACTTCTGGCCCATTTTCCGCGAAGTGCTCACCATCAACAGATTGTCGTCGTGGGAAAAACCAACCGCACGGGCTGGAGTCCGAAGCATAATGTTTGCGAGTTCCTCACCGGTTTCAACGCACCACAACTTTGCCTTGAAGTCCATTCCACCAGTTACAAGGAGGGTAGAATAGTTGTTCACATCGCATGCCGAGATAGCGCTGTGTCCATCGTATGTGCCTAATCGCTCCCCAGTCTTTGTATACCAAACACTCACATTTGGCTCTTTTGCCGTTGAAAACAGCAGATCCCCCTCTCGGTTGAATTTAATCATTGTTACGGGCTTCATGTGCCCGTGCAGAGCCATGCCTTGAATGTTCATGGCCCCTGCGTTACGTTTAATATCGGATTTAACACCTTCTCAACAGATAATGGGCACTAGCGTATATGAGAAGTTGCAGCCTCCCACACGCACTAAATTTTTTTGCTACCGTCAGTTCagacctttttccttcccgctTACAAGTTGTAACACCACACCTACACCTTCTCTTACACTCCCACTCGTATCACTgtgctgaaaaaaaaaaaaagaagagtgcgGATGGTGGCTTTCCCCACATGAGAGCATCCCATAGGTACTGTTAAACAGCCAAAGAATTGTGGCAAACAAGCACAATTTGGCTcgcgatttttttttctcattttcttcaAATGATATCACCTACACAGATAAAATTTTACAGGAATTCCAACCCCCACCAAATAAAATAgctcaacagcaacaccCCCACAAACaggtaaatatatatacatatgtgtgcacacacacacacatatatatacggaGAAAAGGGCACCGCCTCACCAACCCAAACCCTTAAGAAATCCCTTTACCTCACGTAGATAGTCCTGTGTAGTTTGGCATGACGCTTTGCCGGAAGCTCCCATTCCAATATCGCTTTTGGCAGCCGATGTCCCCACCGGTTTCGCCATTTGGTCATGAATGCTTTTCATACCGGTGTGAATTAGCTGCACTAACTGGTTCGTAAGGGTTTCTTCGGGATCTTGAAGCTCTCGTTCAGCAGCCAACCGCATGTCAAGCCGCCTTTGTTCGCTTCGCTGTTCCTCTAGTACCTCACGTATGCGCTGTGACAACTCCTCCTTAAGACCTTTAAGGCTCTCACGCGTCAATTGATGGTTACGTTCCACCAACTCTGCCGTGGAAGTTTCGTGATTCTCCAGTCGCACTACAAGAGCTTCAAGGAACCGCTGTTCCTTTGCCTTCCACTCCCCCATTTCCCATCTGTCGCTGTTTAACGGCTCCACCATCTTTTCCTCAAAGACATCCCCGACGCCACTCTCGCTGCCTCCATTACTCGTATGCGGTCCCGACTCGAGTTCATCGGCGTCGTCACGCTGAGGCGACGATTGCAGCGACGCCGTGCCAACCGCAACATCATGTTTCACAGGCGCTAGCGGGGCTGTCTGAAGGCCACCTAATGGGTTAAACGGGAGTGTAATGTACAAGGGCACCCCGTACCACTGCTGCTCTTGGCCACCTGGGGACGAAAATAACAGGGGTTGAAAACGAGGAGCTGGGCCCTGTGGAATCAAATCAGGTATCACTTGATTTTGCGTTTTCTCGCTTGCTGGAGGATGGACGGTGGACGGTGTGCCGCCGGGACAATGCTTGCAACTGCTGGGTTTCGTTGACATCGCTGCTGAAACATGAGCGGTTGAACTACGCGTGTAGACATTGTGCACCGCAAGAGATCGCTCCTTGTCCGGCAGTATAGAAGAAAGGGAGCTGCGCCCCGTTTCAGGGGCGCTTCCCTCAATTACTACAGCGGAACTTATTGACATTTGTCTTGTAGTTCTCGACAGGGGAGCCGCTGCAGCTATCTGCTCTGCTCCCGTCACCACCGTACCAGCCGACAAACTCTGGCCTCGGGACGATGCTTGCGACTTCGGTATTGGTGAAGTAGAAATGGTGGGTCGATCAAACGCCGGTGAAGGTGGTCCTTTAGGAACGAGGCGCGTACCACCGTGGGAAGCAGGACTACCAGTTCTACACTGCCGAATGCCAGTTATACGTGTGAGAAGCAGCTGCTCTGGACAGCTGCAAAGGCAAGCGAAGCCTTCCTCAGCTCCATAAGAGGTATTGGACGTTATTAGATTCTTGGAAAGATCCAACGACTCGATACCACTTCCCCCAAGAGTCCCCTGTTGCAGGAACTCCACTAACCCCGCCGTTGTTACAGCATTCCGGCTCATATCAACCACACGTAGTGAAATATCATGTGTTATGGCGATGGCAAGTCGCTTCAAGGTTGGGTCCCCCAAACGATTACCTGACAGGTCAAGCGCCTCAAGAGCCCTCGGAACAGGAGCGTTTACAGTGCGGGAACCACTATTACCGTTGCGAAATGAAGATAACCACATTGCTTGCTGCTCCCTACTGCGATTCAGGGTTATCAGCGAGTGCAAACCGCGCGCACTTTCATCTGTAAGACCACATTCGGAAAAATATGCCTCCTTCAAAGCGGGAAACGCGGAAGCCATCGCCGCAGTTGTCAACTGAAGAAAAAGTCTGTCCGTTAAGGTGGAATGACTTAGCTTAAGGACGCGGAGAGAGCAGCAATGAGGAAGAAGATCGAATAATCGGCTCGTCACTTCCACAATCGCACTGCCGCCACTGAGCGGTAGACCGCACAACTCAAGACGCGTAAGGTGCCGAATTGCAGCAATACAGGCCATGCGTACACCATCTAACAGACCCCGCAGCAGATGACGATTTACCGGAGACATTATATCGTCCTCAGTACGCCGCCGGGCGGCGAGTGTCTCGTACGGCAGTAGCCTTTTTGACTGCTGAGGTGGATGGTGTTCTCCCTTATTTACACCGTATCGCAACACCAACGCGTGAAGCCGCAATCCCCCTTTCCGGGGGCGGCTGCGCAACAACGTTACAGCAAGGAGACGAATGGCCATAACTGGGGCAAAGTCGATATCAGCAACAATTTCACTATTTCCCGCATGCTCAATAAAGGCATAGTACGGTTCCACGCGACGCTGAGAGCACTGCTCCAGGTATTCGCGCACAACAGACAGCATTACCTTGCAATGCCCTAAGTAAACAAAGGATGCAAACGACATTGaaatatttaaagaaaaacaggtgAAAAGCCAGCCATCGGGGAGGTACACTATTTCCCGTATCAGTGAATGAGGTGTGAAACGAACGATAAAAGAGTGCGACAGACAGAAAACGATAGTGG includes:
- a CDS encoding oxidoreductase, putative, with protein sequence MTCKRTFDVIVLGAGAAGCAAGRAIALQNPGANVCIVEQGSSRAPPLVMRVPLFYPFISSVRSTREFLRSYRGVSESCIGGRKLLYVKGCCLGGSSWCNDMRYLRGSNDDYASWKDDDWTMDSVLPIFKALERNLRDGSDVYHGDSGPLLVTDPPPASVSSELNVRWFESCESLGIPQTDEFNNGSPDGFSVFQSHVGKGVRVDVFDCLLEAERHLLPNVTVMSRTRAHRIVFDGKRATGVEVVEGDQSTVLSAPRLVVCLGSIESPALLLRSGVGPQGTVADLQGVGQNLIQSCCATVVFRVTDGSNLRSKSLSWGNSGYLLSQWREYNEDRSGIFASLCEAGAFVRSTPELAHPDLSLTFYPTPNVRWCGWRPFTGFAVRVAHHYPEARGELTLSNDGANCVSTTNGENIRITSRMLSTRHDVQCMDEGLRWVGSLCGPGGDRYNDRSPFASLDVRLHHPADGLATQRSCAAFLARYAESTGDLFGTCALGSVVDSSLRVRGVEGIYVADASVVPAPTCGSSSVIGAAIGFRVASFLQDPVG
- a CDS encoding S-adenosylhomocysteine hydrolase, putative; protein product: MTDYKVRDISLAEWGRRELELAENEMPGLMELRREYGPSKPLKGAKIAGCLHMTMQTAVLIETLVELGAEVRWASCNIFSTQDHAAAAIAKRGIPVFAWKGETEEEYMWCMKQTLKGFSGDGYPNMLLDDGGDLTNYVLDECKELDGKIYGVSEETTTGVKNLYKRLQRGKLTIPAMNVNDSVTKSKFDNLYGCRESLVDGIKRATDVMIAGKTACVCGYGDVGKGCAAALRGFGARVVVTEVDPINALQAAMEGYQVLLVEDVVEEAHIFVTTTGNDDIITSEHFPRMRDDAIVCNIGHFDTEIQVAWLKANAKERVEVKPQVDRYTMANGRHIILLAEGRLVNLGCASGHPSFVMSNSFCNQVLAQIELWTNRDTGKYPRGAKAQVYFLPKKLDEKVAALHLGKLGAKLTKLTPKQAEYINCPVDGPFKPDHYRY
- a CDS encoding TGF-beta receptor interacting protein 1 yields the protein MNIQGMALHGHMKPVTMIKFNREGDLLFSTAKEPNVSVWYTKTGERLGTYDGHSAISACDVNNYSTLLVTGGMDFKAKLWCVETGEELANIMLRTPARAVGFSHDDNLLMVSTSRKMGQKSAVQLYNLPFLPPKDGYSIHPVNTVFNPCTEFVSENDDVTFAIWGPTNDTIYYSTSDGSVAILDVETMSTVCTHKPHEETINRISFDSNYYTLITASKDKTARLLDSRDLSVVQTYTSDVPVNDASISPRGDHVIIGGGMDAQDVTTQGGQTTFEVKFYHKVHEKQLGQVRCHFGTINSVCFFPDGRGFASGAFDGLVKLHRFDDKYSSTPGAIPLWTPEGI